In one Lachnospiraceae bacterium GAM79 genomic region, the following are encoded:
- the purM gene encoding phosphoribosylformylglycinamidine cyclo-ligase has protein sequence MLDSIKVGNFIMGKRKSLGMTQQQLADKLKVSFQAISKWENGTTYPNIEILRDLAIVLDVSVDEILAGSERDAEGLSYSKAGIDITYTDTIKREMAKHLDTKDDRVLNGLGPFASLYDIKFQEIENPVLVLKSEEPGSKQKLAIEYGYSESICHDMVNHLVNDIVVMGAKPLAVLDTIVCGNAEADTIKTLVKGVSDACKENECSLVGGETSIQPLVVDPGVYVLTSSIAGIVERSKVIDGSQIKEGDAVLAIASNGLHTNGYSLVRLLMDKMPQIKLDKIDGLTFIEQIMKPHTPYYRSIKDLFDKDVIHGMAHITGGGIEGNLCRIIPEGLSAKIDLPKIKILDIFKYIRNNGNISDEEMLRTFNCGVGFNIVTNQKDKAAVMHHVSRFYDCYEIGVIESGDRKVKFENRLNWL, from the coding sequence ATGCTTGACAGTATTAAAGTTGGAAATTTTATAATGGGAAAACGAAAGAGTCTTGGTATGACGCAACAGCAGTTGGCGGATAAGCTAAAGGTTTCTTTTCAGGCAATTTCAAAATGGGAAAATGGAACAACTTATCCCAATATTGAGATATTAAGAGATTTGGCAATTGTGTTGGATGTGTCTGTTGATGAAATCCTGGCAGGGAGTGAAAGAGATGCGGAAGGGTTATCTTACAGTAAGGCGGGAATTGATATAACCTATACTGATACCATTAAAAGAGAGATGGCAAAACATTTGGATACAAAGGATGACCGCGTTTTAAATGGTCTGGGACCATTTGCTTCTTTATATGATATAAAATTTCAGGAGATTGAAAATCCGGTTCTGGTATTAAAATCTGAAGAACCCGGATCAAAACAAAAACTCGCGATAGAGTATGGATATTCAGAATCTATTTGCCATGATATGGTCAATCACTTAGTAAATGATATTGTGGTTATGGGTGCAAAACCGTTGGCAGTACTTGACACGATTGTTTGTGGAAATGCGGAAGCGGATACAATAAAGACATTGGTTAAGGGTGTTTCAGATGCATGTAAAGAAAATGAATGTTCTCTGGTAGGTGGGGAAACTTCTATTCAGCCATTGGTTGTTGACCCGGGCGTATATGTACTTACTTCAAGTATTGCTGGAATTGTTGAACGATCAAAGGTAATCGATGGTTCCCAGATCAAAGAGGGTGATGCAGTTCTGGCAATTGCATCAAATGGCTTACATACAAATGGATATTCGTTAGTACGGTTATTGATGGACAAAATGCCGCAGATAAAACTGGATAAGATAGATGGTTTAACCTTTATAGAGCAGATTATGAAACCACATACACCATACTACAGATCAATCAAAGATTTATTTGATAAAGATGTTATACATGGCATGGCGCATATCACTGGCGGTGGTATAGAAGGAAATCTGTGCAGGATAATTCCGGAGGGACTGAGTGCAAAGATCGATCTGCCGAAAATAAAGATATTAGACATATTTAAGTATATCAGAAATAATGGGAATATCAGTGACGAAGAAATGCTGCGGACGTTTAATTGTGGTGTAGGCTTTAATATTGTGACGAATCAAAAAGATAAGGCAGCAGTAATGCATCATGTCAGTCGGTTTTATGATTGCTATGAGATAGGAGTTATAGAATCAGGAGACCGCAAAGTAAAATTTGAAAACAGGCTTAACTGGCTGTAG
- a CDS encoding transporter substrate-binding domain-containing protein: MKKLVALVLVAVMGLSMVGCGKKDSSNDSKSDLEYVKEKGTFVVGVTDFAPMDYKDDSGNWIGFDADMASAFAESIGVKAEFVEIDWDNKIMELDGKTIDCVWNGMTLTDEVTSSMACSDAYCNNAQVVIVPQDKADQYQTVDSIKELTFAVEAGSAGEDQAKELGLNYTAVKAQSDALMEVAAGTSDAAIIDSLMAAAMVGEGTGYANLTYTVGLNSEEYGVGFRKDSDLAAELNKFFKDSKADGSMEKCAEKYKVQAALTE, from the coding sequence ATGAAAAAGTTAGTAGCACTGGTTTTAGTAGCAGTAATGGGACTTTCTATGGTTGGCTGTGGAAAGAAAGATTCATCAAATGACTCAAAGAGTGATCTGGAATACGTAAAGGAAAAGGGAACTTTTGTTGTTGGTGTTACAGATTTCGCACCAATGGATTACAAAGACGACTCAGGTAACTGGATTGGATTTGATGCAGACATGGCATCCGCATTTGCTGAGAGCATCGGCGTGAAAGCAGAATTCGTAGAGATAGACTGGGACAACAAGATTATGGAGCTTGATGGTAAGACAATCGACTGTGTATGGAACGGTATGACACTTACAGACGAGGTTACAAGCTCAATGGCATGTTCTGATGCATACTGCAACAATGCACAGGTAGTAATCGTGCCACAGGACAAGGCAGATCAGTACCAGACAGTAGACAGCATTAAGGAACTTACATTTGCTGTAGAAGCAGGAAGTGCCGGAGAAGACCAGGCAAAGGAACTTGGACTTAATTATACAGCAGTTAAGGCACAGTCAGATGCACTTATGGAAGTTGCAGCAGGAACATCTGATGCAGCAATTATCGATTCCCTTATGGCAGCAGCTATGGTAGGAGAAGGCACAGGCTATGCAAATCTTACATATACAGTAGGCCTTAACAGCGAGGAATATGGTGTAGGTTTCAGAAAAGATTCTGATCTTGCAGCAGAGCTTAACAAGTTTTTCAAAGACAGCAAGGCTGATGGATCTATGGAGAAATGTGCAGAGAAGTACAAGGTACAGGCAGCACTTACAGAGTAA